DNA from Plasmodium yoelii strain 17X genome assembly, chromosome: 13:
ttaattcttgTACATTTACTGATTCTGATGATTCTTCTAAATCAATACCTTCTAACCTTTTTTGCACAAGTAACCAAGTAGTTTCCATcatatcttttatatttaataaaaaataaaatctttccctattatttatattatcaaaaaaatcattgtttatattataagGATATGGTGTTTTATCAtttgtttcattttcatcGTTATTACAGTCTTCTTCTTCTATATTTGTATGACATATTTCATCCTTCGTTTCATCTTCTTTCTTAAGAAAATTCTCAAAATATTCATTGTACTTGTGCTCATCTTCGGGTTTTACAATATCTTTCCATTTACTTATATCATGTTTTTCGATTCGTTCCTTTATGGTTAATACTATTTCGTGAAATGGTGTTTCGatgtttttatatgtatacgTCATTTATGttctaatttatttcattgatttttttttgttggaTTTCTGTAACTGATGTTACTACttgaattatattattttttggtgTAAAGGTTTGTAGTCACCTATatacttttcttttttcccttttttatgtaagaataattttataataattattattaaagcCTTTGCTAATTCACATTATATCAATATAAATCATagaaaatatgtattaataacTAATTTCACTTTATATGCTTATATAATGTGATTTGTTTtactttatatattattttacattaataaattatttcattatcTGAAACTTAAATTTTATCACATAAAAATGTATGTGCAAGGTTTTTACattgtgtattttttaaatttaattatttaaacgATTAAAATAGgagttttttaaaatttatacataagaatatacaatttttctCCGAATCTGTTTAACGACGCTATtcaatgtattattatgatttctttatatattttataaatattatgttatttttttttttacaatttattATGGTTTTTTCTTATTGTATTCTCCAAGAATAGTAGAACCTTTTGgagaatatatatagtataattaatatttttaggtttttatttttatttaaatattttatgctTGTTTCTTTATACAATTAactacattattattttggcgaacttaaatatatatagcaaCGTAAagcataatattttattttttggcaCTAAaagttgttttttttatatgattttttttgtaaacagataaaaatactatatttttttaatcatgTGATTGTAATAAATTATAGTTTTAGATATTACAATGGTTTGTATTAAACTATATTGagatattattactattagtCAGGTCACATTATATTTGAGCATACGTAAGTACATAGATATATGTCTTTCTATATCATTCATAAAtactattttaatatattcaaaGTGATTGAAAAGAAGCGAAAAAATGGAAGTCTACATTCAAATGATAGGGTGGCATAAATTGGCAATACCGTCTAGTTTGCGTTTGTTCGTAAATGGAGAATTTACACTCATTAATTGTGGGGAAAATAATCAAAGGTTTTTGAATGAACATAAAATGCACATAGCTAGAATAAAGAATATAtgttttacaaaaataaGCCCTGAAACAATCGGAGGACTAATTGGTCTACTTTTAACAATAGATAATATTTCAGATAACTCTATTTCAATTTATGGCCCTAAACCAATAGAAcgaataattaataattttactaGCTCTTTtgcaaaaattaagaatttaaaaataactatCCATGAATTTTcggataataatatattcccAATTATTCTAAAAGGAAATGTAATTATAACACCAATTTtacttaataaaaaaaatgtaattacCACAAAGCACGAAACAGACACAATTCAAAATTGTGAACAAACTGTTCTcgataaaagaaaaaaaatgaatgaagTAAGTAATACCCATGATAACGAATTgaataatgtatataaaaacaaaaatggaGAAATAGGAGAAAATTTATCTCCCAAAGAAACTAATTCGAATTACttgaaaaaaagaaaattaaatGTACCTGAAATTGAACATGAAGAAGCATATGAAAGTAAAACAGAAATAGTGAATGATAATAGTGACAATGGgaaaattgaaaaatataaagaagaccTAGATAGAGATTCCAATAAAATAGACAATACAAATAACAATATCACGAATTCTACAGAGATAGAGAAAAATAGTAGTATGAAAcaatgcattttttatttaattgaaTGTCCACAAACTATTGGTAAATTTCATGTTGAAAAGGCACAGAAATTAAACATTCCTCCTGGGAAATATTACGGAATGCTGAAATCTGGAAAATCTGttactataaataataaaataataaacccTGAAGATGTgtgtgataaaaatatagatggtAAAAAATCATTAGTTATTGATTTATCAGATACTGAATATATAGATTGTGTAATTggagaaattaaaaataaagaacatttttatttaaataatttagaatatatttttcatttgtcTGATGAAAAAATTCTGAGTAATAAAACATACAaagattattttttaaaattgaagaatataaaaaatattaaatgcaATCAATCTAATAgttcattaaaaatatgcccttttatttcttcatcatCATTAACCAACATTCTTTCAAAATTAATGCCAAatattttcttaaaatataagCCAGATGACCCCATATATGAATTATCTTCAAAGATGTTGAATAATTATAGTGATGAAAAAGGTTCGAATTCATTTAAAAACACAAATAATGATAGCAATTCTATTCTTAATGtgaattttaaaaatgaagtGGAATGTAAAAATGCCGATAATTCATTTACAAATGAAGATGGAATTGCAAGTTTTGAAGAAAATacgaataaaaattataatcaaaaagtaataaataGCAATGAGAATAAAGAAGAATATACTACTTATTTGTCTTATAATACTTTGACAAAATTTGTTCTACACCcatttcataaaataaatatttgtacAGATGAAATGTTGACTGATTTATATCCATCTACTTTTAATTCTTCCAAAATTTCGAATTTTACACAcgaaaatgataatttaatGAAACCCATTTGggattttaataaaaaactaAATGATAATGCTACTATGTTACcttctttttattttcttggAACTGGATGTTCAATACCATCGGCATTTCGTAATGTATCtggtattattttaaatattcaaaaagATTTTAGCGTTATCTTAGATTTTGGCGAAGGGTCCTTATATCAACTATACTGGATAAGTAAATCATGGATCCAATTTACAGAATCCATAAAATCTATAAAGTATAactttgcatatattttataataagtttttaaatattatacgAGCAATGTTATATCATatgttattataaaaatatgttctattttttaattgcttTGAAGgagaattatatatttttttttcaatcatttttagatataatacttattcatattttgttataattattttaattttttatagagTGATATTCATTTCTCATGCACATGCCGATCATCATGTAggaatttattatttcttataCATTCGGAAAATGATATTTCCGAATTTAGATCCACCATTGATATTAATTCCTAAAACATTAAAGAGTTGGATGAATTTATTTAACGAGTTATTTCTTGATATAGAGATGAGGATTATTTACAATGAAAATGATTTAGagataaaagaaataattagTGAAGATAATTTTTTAACTCTCCATCTTTTTAAGGtatattaacataaatgtgtattatatttacttatgtttatcattatatatatcgttttatttattatattatatattttataaatatattaaaagaagacgccatacatatatatgtatatttcaCAAAAAAATTCCCGTTATAGGTTAATCATATTAAGGAATCATATGGGATAAAAATTGAGAGCAAAGATATTGGTTCTATTGTTTATTCTGCGGACACACGACCATGTGACAACGTCAAAAGATTTGCAAAGGATTGTAACATTTTAATACATGAAggtaaaatatatgatatacCGGCTTCTTTAAAAGGagtgaaaatataaattgagaaaatttatgcaaaaattaatggaagtataatatatatatgcatttaaaAGGAATGCTTATGTGATGTGAAATTTAAGATGAAATATTATCTACTtgtttatttgaaaaaaattcactattcataaattaaaacacttattttattatattttcagcTACATTTGATGATGAACTATTGGTCGAAGCCATTAACAAAAAACATTCAACAATCCATGAAGCTATGCAAATtagtaaaataatgaaagaaatattataatattttttacgaataaattattattttaaaaaattactatataatgataaatacataattatttatttttatgtttaggTTTAGATGGTAATTGCAAAACTTTAATATTAACACATTTTAGCCAGAGATACCCTAaggtaatatatttaaaataaatataaaactatataCACATAAATGCTTATAACAGTAGAATATCAAGGATGCCATTTACTTACCAAATGactaatttataaaatatactgagataatgatatttttattttaactaCAAAATAAGTTATCCATTGTTGTGAATGGATCTAAAGTTTGGAAAAATCATAGAcacaatattttttcactATATtgtctatatataatatttaattaaaattgcggttattatataaatttgtatcacacataaaaacatatatatatatatatatatatatacttattttttttcaggCCCCTATACTAAATAAATCATCATCTGCCGAGATTAATGAAATTATgaataaaacaatttataGCTTCGATTATATGTGTATTCCTTTAAATTTAACAAAAGAGCTACCAACGTGcttcaatattttattaaatttattagaaaaattattttaatttaaaaaacgCATAAAGGGCAAGAAAGCGAcgaaaacatatatttattttaaaacataataaatataaatgataaaaaatgccccaaattaaaaaaaaaatgataagtTGTAATTCAAAAGAACAAACAAAATCACAACAAATTCATATAGACATTCTTTGTATTTCTTTCCgttttttcgtttttatttaatgattCATACACTtattatataacatatatgcATTCTGTATAAATgcttaatttaaataattctttttcattattttgttaatattattactacgattattatattgtttgTTAGATAAACTACATTGCTTTATAAAATcactttttaaaatttatgttACTCTCATGTAATCTGTTCATATCACAAAATTTAGTATGGGCTCCAGTATTAGGTATTGTTTCGTGTTGCCA
Protein-coding regions in this window:
- a CDS encoding ribonuclease Z, putative; protein product: MEVYIQMIGWHKLAIPSSLRLFVNGEFTLINCGENNQRFLNEHKMHIARIKNICFTKISPETIGGLIGLLLTIDNISDNSISIYGPKPIERIINNFTSSFAKIKNLKITIHEFSDNNIFPIILKGNVIITPILLNKKNVITTKHETDTIQNCEQTVLDKRKKMNEVSNTHDNELNNVYKNKNGEIGENLSPKETNSNYLKKRKLNVPEIEHEEAYESKTEIVNDNSDNGKIEKYKEDLDRDSNKIDNTNNNITNSTEIEKNSSMKQCIFYLIECPQTIGKFHVEKAQKLNIPPGKYYGMLKSGKSVTINNKIINPEDVCDKNIDGKKSLVIDLSDTEYIDCVIGEIKNKEHFYLNNLEYIFHLSDEKILSNKTYKDYFLKLKNIKNIKCNQSNSSLKICPFISSSSLTNILSKLMPNIFLKYKPDDPIYELSSKMLNNYSDEKGSNSFKNTNNDSNSILNVNFKNEVECKNADNSFTNEDGIASFEENTNKNYNQKVINSNENKEEYTTYLSYNTLTKFVLHPFHKINICTDEMLTDLYPSTFNSSKISNFTHENDNLMKPIWDFNKKLNDNATMLPSFYFLGTGCSIPSAFRNVSGIILNIQKDFSVILDFGEGSLYQLYWISKSWIQFTESIKSIKVIFISHAHADHHVGIYYFLYIRKMIFPNLDPPLILIPKTLKSWMNLFNELFLDIEMRIIYNENDLEIKEIISEDNFLTLHLFKVNHIKESYGIKIESKDIGSIVYSADTRPCDNVKRFAKDCNILIHEATFDDELLVEAINKKHSTIHEAMQISLDGNCKTLILTHFSQRYPKAPILNKSSSAEINEIMNKTIYSFDYMCIPLNLTKELPTCFNILLNLLEKLF